From one Agrobacterium fabrum str. C58 genomic stretch:
- a CDS encoding acetyl-CoA carboxylase biotin carboxylase subunit, producing the protein MIKKILIANRGEIACRVIKTAKKMGIATVAVYSDADANALHVKMADEAVHIGPAPSSQSYIVIDKILEAIQKTGADAVHPGYGFLSENAAFAQALEKAGVVFIGPPVGAIEAMGDKITSKKLAAKAGVSTVPGHMGLIEDADEAVKIASQIGYPVMIKASAGGGGKGMRIAFNEAEAREGFQSSKNEAKSSFGDDRIFIEKFVTQPRHIEIQVLGDKHGTILYLGERECSIQRRNQKVIEEAPSPFLDEATRHAMGEQAVALARAVGYHSAGTVEFIVDGERNFYFLEMNTRLQVEHPVTELVTGIDLVEQMIRVASGEKLSLAQGDVKLNGWAIESRLYAEDPYRNFLPSIGRLTRYRPPGEGAQDSGTVIRNDTGVFEGGEISMYYDPMIAKLCSWGKDRETAIDAMGEALDRFEVEGIGHNLPFLSAVMQHERFRSGRLTTGFIAEEFPEGFSGIEPDETAARKLSAIAAIVNQRLQSRAVEISGTIGNHRRIVGHDWVVSFGAFRHGISVETVADGTAVRFEDGMALTIDTGWRPGQSLGLFTVAGEVIAAKVDLAGAAVRLRWRGMDILARVRSPRVAELALLMPEKLPPDTSKLLLCPMPGVITGISVGEGEEVEAGQALATVEAMKMENILRAEKRGRVVRVAAKPGDSLAVDEVILEFE; encoded by the coding sequence ATGATCAAGAAAATCCTCATCGCCAATCGCGGCGAGATCGCCTGCCGGGTGATCAAGACGGCGAAGAAGATGGGCATCGCCACCGTTGCGGTCTATTCGGATGCGGATGCCAATGCGCTGCATGTGAAAATGGCGGATGAAGCTGTTCATATCGGTCCAGCGCCCTCGTCGCAGTCCTATATAGTCATCGATAAAATCCTTGAGGCGATTCAGAAGACCGGGGCGGATGCGGTCCATCCCGGTTATGGTTTCCTGTCTGAAAATGCCGCCTTCGCTCAGGCGCTAGAGAAGGCAGGCGTTGTATTCATCGGCCCGCCCGTTGGTGCGATCGAGGCGATGGGTGACAAGATCACCTCGAAGAAACTGGCCGCAAAAGCCGGCGTTTCCACCGTGCCCGGCCATATGGGGCTGATCGAGGATGCGGATGAGGCGGTGAAGATCGCGTCGCAGATCGGTTATCCCGTCATGATCAAGGCCTCTGCCGGCGGCGGCGGTAAGGGCATGCGCATCGCCTTCAACGAAGCCGAGGCGCGGGAAGGCTTCCAGTCCTCGAAGAACGAGGCGAAATCCTCCTTTGGCGATGACCGTATCTTCATCGAAAAATTCGTCACCCAGCCGCGCCATATTGAAATTCAGGTGTTGGGCGACAAGCACGGCACCATTCTTTATCTCGGTGAGCGCGAATGCTCGATCCAGCGCCGCAACCAGAAGGTCATAGAAGAAGCGCCGTCGCCCTTTCTGGATGAGGCGACGCGGCACGCCATGGGCGAGCAGGCCGTGGCGCTGGCGAGAGCGGTTGGTTACCATTCGGCTGGCACGGTGGAATTCATCGTTGATGGCGAGCGCAATTTCTATTTCCTCGAAATGAACACCCGCCTGCAGGTGGAACATCCGGTGACGGAGCTTGTCACCGGCATTGATCTGGTCGAGCAGATGATCCGTGTGGCATCGGGCGAAAAACTCTCTCTCGCGCAGGGGGATGTGAAGCTGAACGGCTGGGCGATCGAAAGCCGGCTTTATGCCGAAGACCCCTATCGCAACTTCCTGCCCTCCATTGGCCGGCTGACGCGTTATCGCCCACCGGGAGAGGGTGCACAGGACAGTGGCACCGTCATCCGCAATGATACCGGCGTTTTCGAAGGCGGCGAAATCTCGATGTATTACGATCCGATGATCGCCAAGCTGTGCAGCTGGGGCAAGGATCGGGAGACCGCCATCGATGCCATGGGAGAGGCGCTGGATCGTTTCGAGGTTGAGGGTATTGGCCACAATTTGCCGTTCCTGTCCGCCGTCATGCAACATGAACGTTTTCGCTCCGGCCGGCTGACGACAGGCTTTATCGCGGAAGAATTTCCGGAAGGCTTTTCCGGGATCGAGCCGGACGAGACCGCTGCACGCAAGCTTTCCGCAATTGCCGCCATAGTCAATCAACGCTTGCAGAGCCGCGCGGTTGAAATTTCCGGCACCATCGGCAATCACCGTCGCATCGTCGGCCATGACTGGGTGGTTTCGTTTGGCGCATTCCGCCACGGGATCAGCGTTGAAACCGTTGCGGATGGCACGGCGGTCCGTTTTGAAGACGGAATGGCCTTGACCATTGATACCGGCTGGCGTCCCGGCCAGAGCCTTGGCCTCTTCACGGTGGCGGGCGAGGTCATCGCCGCCAAGGTCGATCTTGCCGGCGCAGCGGTTCGCCTGCGCTGGCGCGGCATGGATATTCTTGCCCGGGTGCGCAGCCCGCGCGTGGCGGAACTGGCACTGCTGATGCCGGAAAAACTGCCGCCGGATACCTCGAAACTGCTGCTCTGCCCGATGCCGGGCGTCATTACCGGCATTTCGGTGGGTGAGGGTGAGGAGGTGGAGGCCGGCCAGGCGCTGGCGACGGTGGAGGCCATGAAGATGGAAAACATCCTGCGCGCGGAAAAACGTGGTCGTGTTGTAAGAGTGGCGGCAAAACCGGGCGACAGCCTTGCAGTGGATGAGGTCATCCTCGAATTCGAGTGA
- a CDS encoding RNA 2'-phosphotransferase, translating to MSTATSKFLSYVLRHAPESIGLVLDSQGWADVADLLAKANASGTPLDEAGLRAVVAESDKKRFTLSEDGRRIRAAQGHSVKVDLGQPPVEPPPQLFHGTATRFLEPILREGLRPGERQQVHLSADRTTALAVGQRHGKPVVLIVDAGQMFADGCRFYLADNGVWLTDAVPFSYLTVSADSSAENDR from the coding sequence ATGTCGACGGCGACCAGTAAGTTCCTGAGTTATGTTCTGCGCCATGCGCCTGAAAGTATTGGCCTTGTCCTGGATTCTCAGGGTTGGGCGGATGTCGCAGACCTGCTGGCAAAAGCCAATGCGAGTGGCACGCCGCTCGATGAGGCAGGCTTGCGTGCAGTCGTCGCAGAAAGTGACAAGAAGCGCTTCACGCTGTCGGAAGATGGTCGCCGCATCCGGGCCGCGCAGGGGCATTCGGTGAAGGTCGATCTTGGCCAGCCGCCAGTCGAGCCGCCGCCGCAATTGTTTCACGGTACGGCGACCCGTTTCCTCGAACCCATCCTGCGGGAAGGCCTGCGCCCGGGGGAAAGACAACAAGTTCATCTTTCCGCTGACCGGACGACCGCGCTTGCTGTCGGGCAACGGCATGGAAAGCCTGTGGTCCTGATTGTCGATGCCGGTCAGATGTTTGCGGATGGTTGCCGTTTCTACCTGGCCGATAACGGCGTTTGGCTGACGGATGCCGTGCCATTTTCGTATCTGACCGTGTCTGCGGATTCCTCAGCGGAAAACGACAGGTGA
- the yghU gene encoding glutathione-dependent disulfide-bond oxidoreductase, with product MAENSSADNFPAGYEPPKVWTWDKGNGGQFANINRPIAGPTHDKELPVGKHPLQLYSLATPNGQKVSIMLEELLAAGHKGADYDAWLIKIGEGDQFGSGFVGVNPNSKIPALMDHSTPEPTRVFESGSILVYLAEKFGAFLPKEGNARTQALNWLFWQMGSAPFLGGGFGHFYAYAPIKIKYAIDRYAMEVKRQLDVLDRHLAENRYLAGDQYTIADMAVWPWYGKIALGQAYGDAGAFLEADGYKNLMRWTLEIGERPAVKRGVIVNKTSGDPSEQLHERHDASDFDTKTQDKIGKA from the coding sequence ATGGCCGAAAATTCCTCCGCCGATAATTTCCCCGCCGGATATGAACCGCCTAAGGTCTGGACCTGGGACAAGGGCAATGGCGGCCAGTTCGCCAATATCAACCGCCCGATCGCCGGCCCCACCCATGACAAGGAACTGCCCGTTGGCAAACATCCGCTGCAGCTTTATTCGCTGGCGACGCCGAATGGCCAGAAGGTCTCCATCATGCTGGAAGAATTGCTGGCCGCCGGCCACAAGGGCGCAGACTATGATGCGTGGCTGATCAAGATCGGCGAAGGCGACCAGTTCGGCTCCGGTTTTGTCGGCGTCAATCCGAACTCCAAAATCCCGGCACTGATGGATCACTCGACGCCTGAGCCGACGAGGGTTTTCGAGAGCGGCTCGATCCTCGTTTATCTCGCGGAAAAATTCGGCGCTTTCCTGCCGAAAGAGGGCAATGCCCGCACGCAGGCGCTGAACTGGCTGTTCTGGCAGATGGGCTCCGCGCCGTTCCTCGGTGGCGGTTTCGGCCATTTTTACGCCTATGCGCCGATCAAGATCAAATATGCGATCGACCGTTACGCCATGGAAGTCAAACGCCAGCTTGATGTGCTGGATCGGCATCTCGCCGAAAACCGCTATCTGGCCGGTGATCAGTATACGATCGCCGACATGGCCGTCTGGCCGTGGTATGGCAAGATCGCGCTCGGCCAGGCCTATGGCGATGCCGGTGCTTTCCTGGAAGCAGATGGCTATAAGAACCTCATGCGCTGGACGCTTGAAATCGGCGAACGCCCGGCGGTCAAGCGTGGCGTGATCGTCAACAAAACCTCGGGCGATCCGTCCGAACAACTGCATGAACGCCACGATGCTTCTGACTTCGACACGAAGACACAGGACAAGATCGGTAAGGCATAA
- a CDS encoding acyl-CoA carboxylase subunit beta gives MPGILEQLETRRQEARLGGGVKRIEAQHAKGKLTARERIDVLLDEGSFEEYDMYVTHRAVDFGMAEQKVAGDGVVTGWGTINGRQVYVFSQDFTVLGGSLSETHAQKICKIMDMAVRNGAPVIGLNDSGGARIQEGVASLGGYADVFKRNVVASGVVPQISVIMGPCAGGAVYSPAMTDFIFMVRDTSYMFVTGPDVVKTVTNEIVTAEELGGASTHTKKSSVADGAYENDIETLEHVRLLFDFLPLNNREKPPVRPFHDDPARLEARLDTLIPDSSNKPYDMKELIHALADEGDFFELQEAFARNIITGFIRLEGQTVGVVANQPMVLAGCLDIDSSRKAARFVRFCDAFNIPLLTLVDVPGFLPGTAQEYGGVIKHGAKLLFAYSEATVPMVTLITRKAYGGAYDVMASKHIGADVNYAWPTAEIAVMGAKGAAEILYRSELADPEKIAARTKEYEERFANPFVAAERGFIDEVIMPHSSRRRIARAFASLRNKSVETRWKKHDTIPL, from the coding sequence ATGCCCGGCATTCTGGAGCAATTGGAAACGCGGCGACAAGAGGCCCGGCTCGGCGGTGGCGTCAAGCGTATCGAGGCGCAGCATGCCAAGGGTAAGCTGACGGCGCGCGAGCGCATCGATGTGCTCCTGGATGAAGGCTCCTTTGAAGAATACGACATGTACGTCACCCACCGGGCGGTGGATTTCGGCATGGCGGAACAAAAGGTGGCGGGCGACGGTGTCGTTACCGGCTGGGGTACCATCAATGGCCGGCAGGTCTATGTGTTTTCCCAGGATTTCACCGTGCTCGGCGGTTCGCTGTCTGAAACCCATGCCCAGAAAATCTGCAAGATCATGGATATGGCGGTGCGCAACGGCGCGCCGGTGATCGGGCTGAATGACAGCGGCGGCGCGCGTATTCAAGAGGGGGTCGCCTCGCTCGGCGGTTATGCCGATGTCTTCAAGCGCAATGTTGTCGCCTCCGGCGTCGTGCCGCAGATATCGGTGATCATGGGGCCTTGTGCCGGCGGTGCGGTCTATTCGCCTGCCATGACCGATTTCATCTTCATGGTGCGCGACACCTCTTACATGTTCGTGACCGGGCCGGATGTGGTGAAGACGGTCACCAACGAAATCGTCACCGCGGAAGAGTTGGGCGGAGCCTCCACCCACACGAAAAAATCCTCGGTTGCCGATGGCGCCTATGAAAACGACATCGAGACGCTGGAACATGTGCGGCTGCTGTTCGATTTCCTGCCGCTCAACAATCGCGAAAAGCCGCCGGTCCGGCCGTTCCATGACGATCCGGCGCGGCTGGAAGCGCGGCTCGACACGCTGATCCCTGATAGTTCCAACAAGCCCTATGACATGAAGGAACTGATCCACGCGCTGGCCGACGAGGGTGATTTCTTTGAGTTGCAAGAGGCTTTTGCCCGCAACATCATCACCGGCTTCATCCGTCTCGAGGGCCAGACGGTGGGGGTTGTCGCCAACCAGCCGATGGTGCTGGCTGGCTGCCTTGATATCGACAGTTCGCGCAAGGCCGCCCGTTTCGTGCGCTTCTGCGATGCCTTCAACATTCCGCTGCTGACGCTGGTGGATGTGCCGGGTTTCCTGCCGGGAACGGCGCAGGAATATGGCGGCGTTATCAAGCACGGCGCGAAACTTCTCTTCGCCTATTCGGAAGCGACGGTGCCGATGGTGACGCTGATTACCCGCAAGGCCTATGGCGGTGCTTATGACGTGATGGCCTCGAAACATATCGGTGCGGATGTCAATTACGCCTGGCCAACAGCGGAAATCGCCGTCATGGGGGCGAAGGGGGCAGCGGAAATCCTTTATCGTTCCGAGCTTGCCGATCCCGAGAAGATTGCTGCGCGTACAAAAGAATATGAGGAGCGTTTCGCCAATCCTTTCGTGGCGGCAGAGCGCGGTTTCATCGATGAGGTGATCATGCCGCATTCCTCGCGTCGCCGCATCGCCCGTGCGTTCGCGTCGCTGCGTAACAAGAGTGTCGAAACCCGCTGGAAGAAACACGATACTATTCCGCTCTGA
- a CDS encoding helix-turn-helix domain-containing protein has protein sequence MATEKLFIGRKVRGLRENARATQAQFAERLGISASYLNQIENNQRPVSASVLVTLVEKFQLDMAELATGENDRLVSAVREALKDPLFMNYEPGLQELKLIAQNAPGFAHALLRAHQAYRQNSEQLVQLDDRLGRGTAQVERTPYEEVRDFFHFVDNYVAEIDLLAEELAQELEIEGGETYGILAAHLRSLYGIHITRTEAAGGLIRHFDPAGKTLALSSYMAAPTRCFQLALQIAQLHAGATVDRVLAGAGFRNAEAAEICRIGLHNYFAAALILPYGQFHRAAQELRHDLELLAVRFGASLEQVAHRLSTLQRPGMKGVPIFFAKIDRAGNITKRHSATRLQFARFGAACPLWNIHQAFESSDRIVRQLAETPDGVRYLSIATQIEKAGAGFNTERPRYAIALGCEISHAQNFVYADTLDLGNAASFKPIGISCRVCERVDCVQRAVPPLKRKLHFDHLSRGALPYQIADF, from the coding sequence ATGGCGACGGAAAAACTCTTCATTGGCCGCAAGGTGCGTGGTCTGCGCGAAAACGCCCGCGCCACGCAGGCGCAATTTGCCGAACGGCTGGGCATCTCGGCGAGCTATCTGAACCAGATCGAAAACAACCAGCGCCCGGTTTCGGCCAGCGTTCTGGTGACGCTGGTGGAAAAATTCCAGCTCGACATGGCGGAACTGGCGACCGGCGAAAACGACCGGCTGGTTTCCGCCGTGCGCGAGGCGCTGAAAGACCCGCTATTCATGAATTATGAGCCGGGGCTTCAGGAATTGAAGCTGATCGCCCAGAACGCGCCGGGTTTTGCCCATGCGCTGCTGCGCGCTCATCAGGCTTACCGACAAAACAGCGAGCAGCTGGTGCAGCTGGATGACCGTCTGGGCCGCGGAACCGCGCAAGTGGAAAGAACCCCCTATGAGGAAGTGCGCGATTTCTTCCACTTCGTCGACAACTACGTCGCTGAGATCGATCTTCTGGCCGAGGAGCTGGCGCAGGAACTGGAGATCGAAGGCGGCGAGACCTACGGCATTCTGGCGGCGCATCTGCGCAGCCTTTACGGCATCCATATCACCCGAACCGAAGCGGCGGGTGGACTGATCCGGCATTTCGATCCCGCCGGCAAGACGCTCGCTCTCAGTTCCTACATGGCGGCGCCGACCCGCTGTTTTCAGCTTGCGTTGCAGATCGCCCAGCTTCATGCCGGCGCGACGGTGGACAGGGTGCTTGCCGGCGCCGGGTTCCGCAATGCGGAAGCGGCGGAAATCTGTCGTATCGGGCTGCACAATTATTTCGCCGCCGCCCTCATCCTGCCCTATGGCCAATTTCATCGGGCGGCTCAGGAACTGCGCCACGATCTCGAACTTCTGGCCGTAAGGTTCGGCGCGAGCCTCGAACAGGTGGCCCACCGGCTGAGCACGCTGCAACGCCCGGGCATGAAAGGCGTGCCGATCTTTTTCGCCAAGATCGACCGGGCCGGCAACATCACCAAACGCCACAGTGCCACACGGCTGCAATTTGCCCGTTTCGGCGCGGCCTGTCCGCTGTGGAATATCCATCAGGCTTTCGAAAGCTCCGACAGGATCGTGCGGCAGCTGGCGGAAACGCCCGACGGCGTGCGCTATCTTTCCATTGCCACCCAGATCGAGAAAGCCGGCGCCGGTTTCAATACGGAGAGACCGCGTTACGCCATCGCACTTGGCTGCGAAATTTCCCACGCGCAGAATTTCGTTTATGCGGATACGCTCGATCTCGGCAATGCCGCATCCTTCAAACCGATCGGCATATCCTGCCGGGTCTGCGAGAGGGTGGACTGCGTACAGCGCGCCGTGCCGCCGTTGAAACGGAAGCTGCATTTCGATCATCTGTCGCGCGGGGCATTGCCCTACCAGATCGCAGATTTTTAG
- a CDS encoding DNA-3-methyladenine glycosylase family protein, whose protein sequence is MTDMKIITGMDDISEGLDHLARLDPALSPVIEKAGPLELRIHEPGFAGLAHIVVSQMVSRASANAIWARILAGTGGKVTAENYLAVSEELRATFGLSRAKATTLEGLARAVTEGQVDLDGVVRKEAGAAFSELVALRGIGPWTAEVYLMFCGGHPDIFPVGDVALRSAVAHALDLEVRPDAKWLAERATLWSPWRSVAARLFWGYYANIMRRAMVPLP, encoded by the coding sequence ATGACCGATATGAAAATCATCACCGGGATGGATGACATCAGCGAAGGGCTGGACCATCTCGCCCGCCTCGATCCTGCGCTCAGCCCCGTCATCGAAAAAGCAGGCCCGCTGGAATTGCGCATTCATGAGCCCGGCTTTGCAGGCCTTGCCCATATCGTCGTGTCGCAGATGGTATCGCGCGCCAGTGCCAATGCCATATGGGCGCGTATCCTTGCCGGCACCGGCGGCAAGGTGACGGCGGAAAACTACTTGGCCGTATCGGAGGAATTGCGCGCCACCTTCGGCCTTTCGCGTGCCAAGGCCACGACGCTGGAAGGTCTGGCGCGGGCCGTCACGGAAGGGCAGGTCGATCTTGACGGCGTGGTGCGCAAGGAGGCGGGTGCTGCCTTTTCCGAGCTGGTGGCGCTTCGTGGTATCGGGCCATGGACGGCGGAGGTCTATCTGATGTTCTGCGGCGGGCACCCGGATATCTTTCCGGTAGGGGATGTGGCGTTGAGATCGGCGGTGGCGCACGCGCTTGATCTGGAGGTGAGGCCGGACGCGAAATGGCTGGCGGAGCGGGCGACGCTCTGGTCGCCATGGCGTTCCGTCGCCGCCCGACTTTTCTGGGGCTATTATGCCAATATCATGCGGCGCGCCATGGTGCCTTTGCCCTGA
- the gluQRS gene encoding tRNA glutamyl-Q(34) synthetase GluQRS, whose product MAEETMPSPLRQKPVYRFAPSPNGPLHLGHALSAFLNHDMAQDNGGRFLLRIEDIDQTRCTPELEQAIYDDLDWLGLDWEKPVRRQSDHFDAYRVSLDRLIDAGLAYPAFLSRGETKTIVRAFEADGGLWPRDPDGAPLYPSMDRERPDAERAALLASGRHHAWRLDMEKAIRAVGSSLFWQESGDGETGRIEALPGLWGDVVLSRSDAPSSYHLSVVVDDALQGITHVVRGMDLFHATAIHRLLQHLLDLPQPTYHHHRLLLGADGRKLSKSEGSTGLSTLRAEGAGPSDIRRLVGLI is encoded by the coding sequence ATGGCAGAAGAAACCATGCCTTCGCCTCTCCGTCAAAAACCGGTTTATCGTTTTGCACCAAGCCCGAATGGCCCGCTGCATCTCGGGCACGCGCTTTCCGCCTTCCTGAACCATGATATGGCGCAGGACAATGGCGGCCGCTTCCTGCTGCGCATTGAGGATATCGACCAGACCCGCTGCACGCCGGAACTGGAGCAGGCGATCTATGATGATCTCGACTGGTTGGGTCTCGACTGGGAAAAACCGGTGCGGCGGCAATCGGACCATTTCGACGCCTACCGCGTGTCGCTGGACAGGTTGATCGATGCGGGCCTTGCCTATCCGGCTTTTCTCAGCCGGGGTGAAACAAAAACCATCGTCAGGGCCTTCGAGGCCGATGGCGGGCTCTGGCCTCGCGATCCGGATGGCGCGCCGCTCTATCCATCCATGGACCGCGAAAGGCCCGACGCGGAACGGGCAGCGCTGCTTGCCTCCGGTCGGCACCACGCATGGCGGCTCGACATGGAAAAGGCGATCCGCGCCGTTGGCAGCTCCCTGTTCTGGCAGGAGAGCGGCGATGGCGAGACGGGACGCATCGAGGCACTTCCCGGGCTCTGGGGCGACGTGGTGCTGTCGCGTTCCGACGCGCCTTCGAGCTATCATCTTTCCGTTGTGGTGGATGATGCGCTGCAGGGCATCACCCATGTGGTGCGCGGCATGGATCTGTTCCACGCAACCGCCATTCACCGGCTGCTTCAGCATCTGCTGGACCTGCCGCAACCGACCTATCACCATCACCGGCTGCTCCTCGGTGCGGACGGCCGCAAACTTTCGAAAAGCGAAGGAAGCACGGGGCTCTCCACCCTTCGTGCAGAAGGTGCCGGGCCCTCAGATATCCGCAGGCTTGTCGGTCTCATCTAG
- a CDS encoding YihY/virulence factor BrkB family protein, whose product MVAAVRLAGKVAFDAYSHFAEDDGWAMASHMALSILLALFPFLIFGTALAGFLGADQFSETAVHLIFDTWPEAIAGPLAAQVQQVLTIPRGGLLTISVLAAAYFASNGVEALRISLNRAYRVTETRWWYVTRLLSLLYVLIAVVVFTGISIVLVAVPVATSFAEARFPWLTDLLNTVSSLGLYGTIVVLTAGLVAAHLWLPAGKRRIWDVWPGILLTMIFWVIGAAIFAYYLSTFANYAATYAGLASVMVVLVFLYMVGVIFMLGAEVNAALMKYKVRQIIRRNIGSNGPRRERALDETDKPADI is encoded by the coding sequence ATGGTTGCCGCAGTGCGCTTGGCAGGCAAGGTTGCCTTCGATGCCTATTCCCATTTCGCCGAGGATGACGGCTGGGCGATGGCGAGCCATATGGCGCTGTCCATCCTGCTGGCGCTGTTTCCGTTTCTGATCTTCGGCACGGCACTCGCCGGTTTTCTGGGTGCCGACCAGTTTTCCGAAACGGCGGTGCATCTGATTTTCGACACATGGCCAGAGGCTATTGCCGGGCCGCTAGCGGCGCAGGTGCAGCAGGTGCTGACCATTCCGCGCGGCGGGCTGCTGACGATTTCGGTGCTGGCCGCCGCCTACTTCGCCTCCAACGGTGTCGAAGCGCTGCGCATTTCGCTCAACCGCGCCTATCGTGTTACCGAGACGCGCTGGTGGTATGTTACCCGCCTGCTCAGCCTGCTTTACGTGCTGATTGCCGTGGTGGTCTTTACCGGCATCAGCATCGTCCTCGTCGCTGTGCCGGTCGCCACCTCCTTTGCCGAAGCGCGATTTCCGTGGCTGACGGATTTACTGAACACCGTCTCCAGCCTCGGCCTCTATGGCACGATCGTGGTGCTGACGGCGGGGCTGGTGGCAGCACATCTGTGGCTGCCCGCCGGCAAGCGTCGCATCTGGGATGTCTGGCCCGGCATCCTGCTGACGATGATCTTCTGGGTCATCGGTGCGGCGATCTTCGCTTATTATCTCTCCACCTTCGCCAATTATGCCGCCACCTATGCCGGTCTCGCCTCTGTCATGGTGGTTCTGGTCTTCCTTTATATGGTCGGCGTCATCTTCATGCTCGGCGCGGAGGTGAACGCGGCGCTGATGAAATACAAGGTCCGCCAGATCATCCGCCGCAATATCGGCAGCAACGGCCCGCGCCGCGAGCGGGCGCTAGATGAGACCGACAAGCCTGCGGATATCTGA
- a CDS encoding SDR family oxidoreductase, producing the protein MSEKPVIIITGCSSGIGAYCAGALQRDGWRVFATVRRIVDMAALENQGIETLIMDYTKPETIAALVDTVAARTGGRIDALFNNGAYGQPGAVEDLPVEALRAQFETNVFGWHDLTRRVIPFMRKRGSGRIVHCSSILGLVPYRYRGAYTASKFAIEGLGVTLRMELQGSGIHVSLIEPGPITSKFTATALAHVKDKIDLENSAHAAEYKRQLARMDGSGPVNRHKLGPEAVYAVLKHALTAARPKPHYPVTVPAKQGLLLKRLLPAGLFYRLLRRFD; encoded by the coding sequence ATGTCTGAAAAACCGGTCATCATCATCACCGGATGTTCCTCTGGCATCGGCGCCTATTGCGCCGGCGCGCTTCAGCGGGACGGCTGGCGGGTTTTTGCCACCGTGCGCCGCATCGTCGACATGGCCGCGCTCGAAAATCAGGGCATCGAAACCCTGATCATGGATTACACCAAGCCGGAAACCATCGCCGCGCTGGTGGACACCGTTGCAGCCCGGACCGGCGGCCGCATCGACGCGCTCTTCAACAACGGCGCCTATGGCCAGCCGGGCGCGGTGGAAGACCTGCCTGTCGAAGCGCTGAGAGCCCAGTTCGAAACCAATGTCTTCGGTTGGCACGATCTGACTCGACGGGTCATTCCCTTCATGCGCAAGCGTGGTTCGGGCCGTATCGTGCATTGCTCCTCCATTCTCGGCCTCGTGCCCTATCGCTATCGCGGCGCCTATACCGCCTCGAAATTCGCCATCGAGGGCCTGGGCGTCACGCTGCGCATGGAGCTTCAGGGCAGCGGCATTCATGTGAGCCTGATCGAACCCGGTCCGATTACCTCGAAATTCACGGCAACGGCGCTTGCCCACGTCAAGGACAAGATCGATCTGGAAAATTCGGCCCATGCGGCGGAATATAAACGCCAACTGGCGCGCATGGATGGGTCAGGCCCCGTCAACCGCCACAAACTCGGCCCCGAGGCCGTTTATGCCGTACTGAAACATGCCCTGACCGCCGCCAGACCGAAACCGCATTATCCCGTCACGGTTCCAGCCAAACAGGGGCTGTTACTGAAACGGCTCTTGCCTGCCGGACTGTTCTATCGTCTGCTGCGCAGATTCGATTGA
- a CDS encoding twin transmembrane helix small protein — translation MSGFTTVLALIAMGLVVIVLIRGLFNMLKGQDANRSNKLMQLRLLLQAIAIVLIMLTLWLTGGGR, via the coding sequence ATGTCCGGCTTCACCACTGTTCTGGCCCTTATCGCCATGGGCCTTGTCGTCATCGTGCTGATACGCGGCCTCTTCAACATGCTGAAGGGACAGGACGCCAACCGCTCCAACAAGCTGATGCAGCTGCGTCTGCTGTTGCAGGCCATCGCCATCGTGCTGATCATGCTGACGCTCTGGCTCACCGGCGGTGGCCGCTGA
- a CDS encoding cob(I)yrinic acid a,c-diamide adenosyltransferase, with the protein MVKLNKIYTRTGDKGTTALVSGPRRLKHDLRVEAYGTVDETNSAIGIARLHTSGLETLDAMLFRIQNDLFDLGADLATPDNGEPLSYEPLRIVESQVMRLENEIDELNAALEPLTSFVLPGGSAAAANLHMARTVCRRAERLMVELSVTDNEIVSPAALKYANRLSDFLFVAARFTNEAGRADILWVPGKNR; encoded by the coding sequence ATGGTGAAGCTGAACAAGATCTACACCCGCACCGGCGACAAAGGCACGACGGCGCTGGTTTCCGGCCCACGCCGCCTGAAGCACGATCTTCGCGTCGAGGCCTATGGCACGGTCGACGAAACCAATTCGGCCATCGGCATCGCGCGGCTTCATACGAGCGGGCTGGAGACATTGGATGCCATGCTGTTCCGCATCCAGAACGATCTTTTCGATCTCGGCGCCGATCTCGCCACGCCTGATAATGGCGAGCCGCTTTCCTATGAGCCGTTGCGCATCGTTGAAAGCCAGGTCATGCGGCTGGAAAACGAAATCGACGAACTCAATGCCGCCCTTGAACCGCTTACCTCCTTCGTGCTGCCGGGCGGCAGCGCGGCAGCGGCCAATCTGCACATGGCGCGCACCGTCTGCCGGCGAGCGGAGAGGTTGATGGTTGAACTTTCCGTTACTGACAACGAGATCGTCAGTCCGGCGGCCCTGAAATATGCCAATCGCCTGTCCGATTTCCTGTTCGTCGCCGCCCGCTTCACCAATGAGGCAGGTAGGGCCGACATATTGTGGGTTCCCGGCAAGAACCGTTAA